One Solanum lycopersicum chromosome 2, SLM_r2.1 genomic region harbors:
- the LOC101251565 gene encoding phosphoinositide phosphatase SAC6 has protein sequence MMEKGDSSQKLYKRMRLWEFPDQYVVEPTDGSSGSCLEISRVDGSMKLIDEIPHCSSLRVPKIRTIFGVIGILKLLAGSYLLVITERESVGSYMGHPIFKVSSMKVFPCDHSLKNTPVEQKKMEAEFSALLNVAEKTPGLYFSYDVNITLSAQRLHDLGDESKLLPLWRQADPRFLWNNYMMEVLIDHKLDPFLLPVVQGSFHNFQAAIGKDIVDVTLIARRCNRRTGTRMWRRGADTDGFVANFVESEQIIQLNGCTASFVQVRGSIPLLWDQIVDLTYKPKFEIVRLEEAPRVAERHFLDLRKKYGNVLAVDLVNKHGGEGRLNEKFANAMQHVDGDDVRYLHFDFHHICGHVHFERLSILYDQIEDFFIKNRYFLLNEKDEKVEVQLGVVRTNCIDCLDRTNVTQSMLGRRMLEFQLRRLGIFDAEETISTHSNLDESFKILWANHGDDISIQYSGTPALKGDFVRFGKRTVQGIVNDGRNALMRYYLNNFVDGTKQDAIDLMQGHYIMSVSRDMTATSQKGGIEAIASFPLALGLILTGLFFATLSLGRVRNDVWNLLFSLIWASISLAIAALVKANGRMFCNRPRLHQSRR, from the exons ATGATGGAGAAGGGAGATTCTTCACAGAAACTGTATAAACGGATGCGACTTTGGGAATTTCCAGACCAATATGTTGTTGAGCCTACTGATGGATCCTCTGGTTCATGTTTGGAAATTAGTCGTGTTGATGGGTCGATGAAACTAATAg aTGAGATACCACATTGCAGTTCACTTCGTGTTCCCAAAATTCGGACAATTTTTGGAGTTATTGGGATTTTAAAGCTTTTGGCAG GATCATATTTATTGGTCATAACTGAACGCGAAAGTGTTGGATCTTACATGGGACACCCTATCTTTAAAGTTTCATCAATGAAGGTTTTCCCTTGTGATCATTCTCTCAAGAACACTCCTGTCGAACAG AAAAAAATGGAAGCTGAGTTTTCTGCCCTGCTAAATGTAGCAGAAAAGACTCCTGGTCTGTACTTCTCTTATGATGTCAATATAACATTGAG TGCTCAGCGATTGCATGATTTGGGTGATGAATCCAAGTTGCTTCCTCTATGGAGACAA GCAGACCCTCGGTTTCTTTGGAACAACTATATGATGGAAGTGCTAATAGATCACAAG CTCGACCCTTTCCTGCTTCCAGTTGTCCAAGGCA GTTTTCACAACTTTCAAGCAGCAATTGGGAAAGACATTGTTGATGTTACACTGATTGCAAGGAGGTGTAATAGGAGAACTG GCACTCGAATGTGGAGAAGAGGTGCCGATACTGATGGATTTGTTGCAAATTTTGTGGAAAGCGAGCAAATCATTCAGCTGAATGGATGTACTGCATCATTTGTTCAG GTCAGAGGGTCAATCCCACTACTGTGGGATCAGATTGTTGATTTGACATATAAACCTAAGTTTGAGATTGTGAGACTTGAAGAAGCA CCTAGAGTAGCTGAGAGACACTTTTTGGACCTCAGAAAGAAATACGGAAATGTTCTAGCAGTTGATCTCGTCAACAAG CATGGAGGAGAAGGGCGTTTGAATGAAAAGTTTGCCAATGCAATGCAACATGTTGATGGTGATGATGTAAG ATACTTGCACTTTGATTTTCACCATATATGCGGGCATGTTCATTTTGAGCGGCTTTCTATCCTTTATGATCAAATTGAGGATTTCTTCATAAAGAATAG GTACTTTTTGTTGAATGAGAAAGATGAAAAAGTTGAGGTGCAACTTGGAGTTGTGAGGACCAACTGCATTGATTGCTTAGACCGAACAAATGTCACCCAG AGCATGCTTGGTCGCAGAATGTTGGAATTCCAACTCAGAAGACTTGGTATTTTTGATGCTGAAGAAACTATAAGCACACACTCCAACCTTGATGAGAGCTTCAAAATAT TGTGGGCCAACCATGGAGATGATATAAGCATACAGTATTCTGGTACTCCAGCCCTAAAGGGAGATTTTGTCAG ATTTGGTAAGAGAACAGTCCAAGGAATAGTCAATGATGGTCGCAATGCCCTAATGCGATACTACTTGAACAACTTTGTTGATGGCACTAAACAG GATGCAATCGATCTAATGCAAGGACATTACATTATGTCTGTCTCCCGAGATATGACGGCGACATCGCAGAAAGGAGGCATTGAAGCTATAGCT TCATTTCCTCTTGCCTTGGGACTGATTTTGACTGGCTTATTTTTTGCTACCTTGTCACTGGGGAGAG TTCGGAATGATGTTTGGAACTTATTATTTTCACTGATTTGGGCAAGCATAAGTTTGGCCATAGCTGCACTTGTGAAGGCCAATGGTCGCATGTTCTGTAACAGGCCTCGCCTGCACCAGTCAAGGCGTTGA